A genome region from Methylorubrum populi includes the following:
- a CDS encoding DUF1036 domain-containing protein — MSTTVASSSWAEARRRLTVRLCLAAGLAILPLPALADLRLCNQTASKVGVTLGYRDAQGWVTEGWWDLKPRNCETLLRGSLAAQFYYVYAVDYTRGGEWSGRAMMCTRDTAFTIRGVEDCLARGFDRNGFIEVDTGRQRNWTIQLSDPGQPLAGGP, encoded by the coding sequence ATGTCAACGACTGTCGCATCATCCTCGTGGGCTGAGGCCCGCCGCCGTCTCACCGTCCGGCTCTGCCTCGCCGCAGGGCTCGCCATCCTCCCGCTCCCCGCTCTGGCCGACCTGCGCCTGTGCAACCAGACCGCCAGCAAGGTCGGCGTGACGCTGGGCTACCGCGACGCGCAGGGCTGGGTGACCGAGGGCTGGTGGGATCTGAAGCCACGCAATTGCGAGACTCTGCTGCGGGGCTCGCTGGCGGCCCAGTTCTACTACGTCTACGCGGTGGACTACACGCGCGGCGGCGAGTGGAGCGGGCGCGCGATGATGTGCACCCGCGACACCGCCTTCACCATCCGCGGCGTCGAGGATTGTCTCGCCCGCGGCTTCGACCGCAACGGCTTCATCGAGGTCGATACCGGCCGGCAGCGCAACTGGACGATCCAGCTTTCCGATCCCGGTCAGCCGCTGGCGGGCGGCCCGTAG